A region from the Gammaproteobacteria bacterium genome encodes:
- a CDS encoding two-component system, response regulator PdtaR, with translation MTAARIMIVEDEIITAMDIGQTLKTLGYHVVATVSTGEKAVDNARDKKPDLILMDISLAGEMDGIEAAKCIHLSSDIPVIYLTAYADDKTLERAKITQPFGYLIKPFNEKELHSNIEIVLYKSIIEKQLKESRQRLYENLKGVIKAINELIIRHDHYMMRGHHRKVTKLSCAIARQMGLPQDQIEGIEMGSQIHGMGLLDIPFHMVISQKTLSDFHLNAYQQYPRIGYNALKDIDFSWPIAQMVLQHRELLDGSGFPDGAEGDEIILESRIIGLAYVVVEMLYHFFDDDIVPKTINDVLEHISKERGKLYDPAVVNACTTLFRENKFTFF, from the coding sequence ATGACGGCAGCGCGTATTATGATTGTTGAGGATGAAATTATTACGGCAATGGATATAGGACAAACGCTAAAAACACTAGGATACCATGTTGTTGCAACTGTATCTACTGGTGAAAAAGCAGTAGATAATGCGCGCGATAAAAAACCAGATTTGATTTTGATGGACATTTCCCTAGCCGGAGAGATGGATGGAATTGAAGCAGCAAAGTGTATTCATTTGAGTTCTGATATTCCCGTGATCTATCTGACGGCTTATGCCGATGATAAAACTCTGGAACGCGCAAAGATCACCCAACCTTTCGGTTACCTAATCAAACCATTCAATGAAAAAGAATTACACAGCAATATAGAGATAGTATTATATAAAAGTATTATAGAAAAACAGCTTAAGGAGAGTCGACAGCGTTTATATGAGAATTTGAAAGGGGTCATTAAAGCTATTAATGAGCTGATCATTCGACACGATCATTATATGATGCGAGGTCACCACCGGAAAGTAACAAAACTTTCCTGTGCGATAGCTCGGCAAATGGGGTTACCACAGGATCAAATAGAAGGAATTGAGATGGGGTCCCAGATTCACGGCATGGGATTGCTTGACATACCGTTCCATATGGTAATCTCGCAGAAAACGCTCTCTGATTTTCACTTAAATGCTTACCAACAGTATCCTAGAATTGGTTATAATGCACTTAAAGATATAGATTTTTCATGGCCAATCGCGCAGATGGTATTACAGCACCGAGAACTTTTGGATGGCTCGGGATTTCCCGATGGAGCGGAAGGAGATGAAATTATTTTGGAATCGAGAATTATTGGCTTGGCCTATGTGGTAGTGGAAATGCTTTATCATTTTTTTGATGATGATATCGTACCGAAAACAATAAATGATGTACTGGAACATATCAGCAAGGAGCGCGGAAAACTTTATGACCCTGCTGTCGTGAACGCTTGCACTACCCTCTTTAGAGAAAATAAGTTCACTTTTTTTTGA
- a CDS encoding two-component system, sensor histidine kinase PdtaS — MKIIYKFILIMASMISLIIVNSVVTMNVANNHIKHILTEETTAFVVNQIAILDKDIERNITLIETFARQSDVLDLVNRSNMIYDSMKDAQIYIDGMDKEWISSKEQATALFIELSKNELSREINKMIILHNRGNKNGRIGETFITNRWGAVVGLTNKTSYFKRDDTEWWQRAKKDGLYIDSLSYDESSASWNMAISVALHLPDGTFVGVIKSGIRVEWVTENFGSLLKEIFRNTYHQQNFHWYVMTSDGRVLYSSEPFTFLQKVPNNIDFEQIQSLGTGSFNSDDGHINIFAVSKGLGRFSGKGWVLLLQHDTEYMFGFMKKIRNQIIFVIVITILIGIMLFLRIWKYISHYTNQITAWIKEINQGGTAITSYIGPNDELGKLANALHSMLNNLTIITVSRDKLQQEIQERKEIEKLLREERDFNSLLLNSTGEGIYGIDPTGRCIFINQIGLKLLGFSTVNEVLGQDIHELIHHTRADGSSYSFLECPVHSCMISIFSQQMTITDDIFWRCDNSNFPVEYSTHAILKDEIKVGAMVIFRDITVRMESEKIQRENQERYHQIVETSMDGFWIINNRGRFQYVNNAYCQLSGYTYDELLNMSITDIELEENRGQTAQYIQKIINEGHYRFETHHRHKSGNLLTIEVSAVYRKNFNSGMFFGFLRDITEKKRIEEILIESEKKFRKIIESAQNAIIMMGPDGCVSLWNEAAEHIFGYSIAEAMGQDLHKLIAPPAMQSEFLQAFPHFLKTGKGPVINKTIELISLCKNGKELLIELSISSMQLGNQWHAIGIVRDITSRKRSEVLIEKSLKEKELLLREIHHRVKNNIQVIISLLRLEGRKIKDEYSLSVMKDTQKKIMAIALIHELLYRSSDISKIDFEIYIRDLASKILGDYNAENNIRLNLDIQHIYIPIKQATPCGLIINEIISNATKHAFPNNRRGQITISLHKSDDDEVELKVSDDGVGIPVELDIDRIDSMGIKLIIQLTEAQLLGTAEMERNGGTMWRIRFTLSN, encoded by the coding sequence ATGAAAATAATTTATAAGTTCATTCTGATAATGGCTAGTATGATTTCTTTGATTATTGTTAATAGTGTTGTCACTATGAATGTGGCTAATAATCATATAAAACATATCTTGACGGAAGAAACAACCGCTTTTGTTGTTAATCAAATTGCTATTCTTGACAAAGATATAGAAAGAAACATTACCCTGATTGAAACGTTCGCTCGCCAATCAGATGTATTGGATCTGGTTAATCGCTCAAATATGATCTATGACTCCATGAAGGACGCCCAGATTTATATCGACGGCATGGACAAAGAGTGGATTTCCAGTAAGGAACAAGCAACGGCCTTATTTATTGAACTTTCTAAAAATGAATTATCCAGGGAGATAAATAAAATGATAATCCTTCATAATAGAGGTAATAAGAATGGTCGAATCGGCGAAACGTTCATTACGAATCGATGGGGGGCTGTCGTTGGTTTGACTAATAAAACATCATATTTTAAAAGGGACGATACTGAGTGGTGGCAACGTGCCAAGAAAGATGGCCTTTATATTGATTCATTATCCTATGATGAAAGTTCCGCATCTTGGAATATGGCCATTTCGGTAGCGCTGCATCTGCCGGATGGTACCTTCGTCGGAGTTATCAAGTCCGGGATCCGTGTAGAATGGGTTACCGAAAATTTTGGAAGCTTGTTGAAAGAAATTTTCAGAAATACCTATCATCAACAAAATTTTCATTGGTATGTAATGACCTCGGATGGCCGTGTATTGTACTCTTCCGAACCATTCACTTTTCTGCAGAAAGTACCAAATAATATTGATTTTGAACAGATACAATCATTGGGGACTGGTTCATTTAACAGTGATGATGGACATATCAATATATTTGCCGTCTCCAAAGGGCTTGGTAGATTTTCGGGAAAAGGCTGGGTCCTATTATTGCAACATGACACAGAATATATGTTCGGTTTCATGAAAAAAATAAGAAACCAAATAATTTTCGTTATAGTTATTACGATACTGATAGGCATAATGCTTTTTTTAAGAATCTGGAAATACATTTCGCATTATACAAATCAAATTACCGCATGGATAAAGGAAATTAACCAAGGCGGAACAGCCATAACCAGTTATATAGGACCAAACGACGAGCTAGGAAAGCTAGCCAATGCTTTACATTCCATGCTGAATAATCTCACCATAATAACTGTCTCTCGTGACAAACTTCAGCAAGAAATCCAGGAGCGGAAAGAAATTGAGAAGCTTTTGAGGGAAGAACGAGATTTTAATTCATTATTATTGAATTCCACGGGCGAGGGGATCTATGGAATTGATCCTACAGGGCGTTGTATCTTCATAAATCAAATTGGGCTGAAACTGTTGGGATTCTCTACAGTGAATGAGGTGCTTGGCCAGGATATACACGAATTGATTCATCATACCCGTGCCGACGGCTCATCTTATTCGTTTTTAGAATGTCCTGTACATTCCTGCATGATTTCGATATTTTCCCAACAAATGACGATAACCGATGATATATTCTGGCGTTGCGATAATAGTAATTTCCCCGTGGAATATTCGACGCACGCCATTTTAAAAGATGAAATAAAGGTAGGCGCGATGGTAATATTTCGTGATATTACCGTGCGTATGGAATCAGAAAAGATACAGCGAGAAAATCAAGAACGCTACCACCAAATCGTTGAGACTTCAATGGATGGTTTTTGGATTATAAATAATAGGGGACGCTTCCAGTATGTAAATAATGCTTATTGCCAACTGAGTGGCTATACATACGATGAACTTCTCAACATGAGTATTACCGACATAGAATTAGAAGAGAACAGAGGACAAACCGCGCAATATATTCAGAAAATCATAAACGAAGGACATTATCGTTTTGAAACGCATCATCGGCACAAAAGTGGAAATTTATTAACCATAGAGGTGAGTGCTGTTTATAGAAAAAATTTTAATAGTGGCATGTTCTTTGGTTTCTTACGCGACATTACCGAGAAAAAACGCATCGAAGAAATATTGATCGAAAGCGAGAAAAAATTTCGTAAGATCATCGAATCGGCACAAAATGCCATTATTATGATGGGGCCCGATGGATGTGTCTCTTTATGGAATGAGGCCGCTGAACATATTTTTGGTTATAGTATCGCCGAAGCGATGGGACAGGACTTACACAAGTTGATTGCGCCGCCGGCGATGCAATCCGAATTTTTGCAAGCCTTCCCTCATTTCCTGAAAACCGGTAAAGGGCCGGTCATTAATAAAACTATTGAGCTTATTTCATTATGTAAAAATGGCAAAGAACTTCTGATTGAATTATCAATTTCCTCTATGCAGTTGGGTAACCAGTGGCATGCCATTGGTATCGTGCGCGATATTACGAGTAGAAAACGTAGCGAGGTGCTAATAGAAAAATCATTAAAAGAAAAGGAACTTCTGTTACGGGAAATTCATCATCGCGTAAAAAATAATATACAAGTAATTATTAGCTTGCTTAGACTAGAGGGTAGAAAAATTAAGGATGAATATAGCTTAAGCGTCATGAAAGATACTCAAAAAAAAATTATGGCCATAGCGTTGATTCATGAGTTACTGTATCGCTCAAGTGATATCAGTAAAATAGATTTTGAAATCTATATTCGTGATTTGGCTTCAAAGATACTTGGCGATTATAATGCCGAAAATAATATACGCCTCAATCTTGATATTCAACACATATATATTCCAATCAAACAGGCTACCCCTTGTGGATTGATCATCAATGAAATCATATCCAATGCAACCAAACATGCATTTCCCAATAATCGTCGCGGACAGATTACTATCTCATTGCACAAATCAGATGATGATGAGGTTGAGCTGAAGGTCTCTGACGATGGTGTCGGAATTCCAGTAGAGCTAGATATTGACCGGATCGATAGCATGGGGATAAAATTAATTATACAACTGACAGAAGCCCAATTGCTGGGGACGGCAGAGATGGAACGTAATGGCGGAACCATGTGGAGAATTAGATTTACTTTATCGAATTAA
- a CDS encoding two-component system, response regulator PdtaR has product MTAARIMIVEDEVITAMDIKQTLEKLGYNVVAIESTGEKAVECACEKKPDLILMDISLAGEIDGIEAAERIYLDSDISVIYLTAYADEKFLERAKVTQPFGYLLKPFNERELHSNIEIALYRKIAEKQLKENQQYLHESLNGAIMEIELYRKLNQLQFLSDEKTLS; this is encoded by the coding sequence ATGACAGCAGCACGTATTATGATTGTTGAGGATGAAGTTATTACGGCAATGGATATAAAGCAAACGCTGGAAAAGTTAGGATATAATGTTGTTGCCATTGAATCTACCGGAGAGAAAGCAGTTGAATGTGCCTGTGAGAAAAAACCAGATTTAATATTAATGGATATTTCTTTGGCCGGAGAAATAGATGGAATTGAAGCGGCCGAGCGTATATATCTAGATTCCGATATTTCCGTTATTTACCTAACCGCTTATGCGGATGAAAAGTTTCTGGAACGCGCCAAAGTTACCCAACCTTTTGGATATTTACTTAAGCCATTCAACGAAAGAGAATTGCATAGCAATATAGAAATTGCGCTGTATAGAAAAATCGCAGAAAAACAACTTAAGGAAAATCAGCAATATTTGCATGAAAGTCTAAATGGAGCTATTATGGAAATTGAACTCTATAGGAAACTTAATCAATTGCAATTCCTCAGCGACGAGAAAACTCTTAGCTAA
- a CDS encoding serine/threonine-protein kinase PpkA has translation MEINIRIKKILVIDDMASVRSALRYIFISMGATKVDFAADGDEALRLMASTSYEIILCDYILEVGRDGMQILEEAKQRQLIGLSTIFIMITGEARLSMVLGVIEYRPDDYLVKPITRHMLEDRLSLLIARKAVLIDIERAVRDGDIARAVAMTQEKLQAHPNHALDLLRVRAELQLRLEQFNAASETLNIAACIRETFWVKLHRGQILFYLKDYAGAEQIFKALIFDNDMNTEAYDWLARVQQATNKHQAALETLATATQISPRSIRRTQTLGALGLRTGNIRIAEQAYRNAVRLGRFSIYGNPNDNAHLSQIFMDSDNSKEALRTIKEARKQYINDHKATLVLAIAEALTYEQLDLKDAAIKSMTEANIAYQNASSSLAPDLAMEFAKLCHFHCNDKQATEIMSDVVNRYVEDIVLMKKAQETYNAMGMMQAGEKLINEIREKVVATNNEGVRLVRGGRIHEAIIMLEKAARDMPKNPTINMNAARVLLLAMEKTDRPLDLLARAKAYLDSVSILQGVDDQKFQSLRNILVKFEKNKRNSMISKTTAPPKTSKSMVIPTEDPQSFNQETTLNDLSFIKVEPKSPAPPKTSKTMVIPTEDRQSFNQEKTLNFPIPGYIIDRLIGQGGMATVYLATQESLSRPVAMKLLRNTDNSQFSSRFLNEGRMIAGLTHTNIITIYDIGIHDNYHYISMEYVKGGDLKSRINSGITLDAAFDIFEKIGSCLGFVHSKGLVHRDIKPANILFRADGTPLLSDFGIAKQLQVKNDLTTTGMIIGSPHYLSPEQAKGLKDVDGRTDLYGLGVVFYEMLTRKKPFESDSHMSVIFKHLTEPVPKLPAEYAKFQPFLERLMAKDYADRFATAEEMLDALRVLRTG, from the coding sequence ATGGAAATTAATATACGTATAAAAAAAATACTGGTTATTGATGATATGGCTTCAGTACGTAGCGCATTGCGTTATATTTTTATATCCATGGGCGCGACGAAAGTCGATTTTGCTGCCGACGGTGATGAGGCGTTGCGACTCATGGCATCCACTTCTTACGAAATTATCCTATGCGATTACATCCTAGAGGTTGGACGCGATGGAATGCAAATCCTTGAAGAAGCCAAGCAGCGCCAGCTGATTGGGTTAAGTACAATATTTATTATGATTACTGGGGAGGCGCGTCTTTCCATGGTGCTTGGGGTAATAGAGTATCGACCCGATGATTATCTCGTCAAACCCATTACTCGTCATATGCTTGAAGACCGTCTAAGTCTATTGATCGCACGTAAGGCAGTTCTGATTGATATCGAGCGGGCAGTACGTGACGGTGACATAGCTAGGGCGGTGGCCATGACACAAGAAAAACTTCAAGCACACCCGAACCATGCCCTCGACCTGTTGCGTGTACGAGCGGAACTACAGCTTCGTTTAGAACAATTCAACGCTGCAAGTGAGACTTTAAATATAGCGGCATGTATTCGTGAGACTTTCTGGGTTAAGCTTCATCGAGGACAGATACTTTTCTACTTAAAAGACTACGCGGGAGCAGAACAAATATTTAAAGCATTGATTTTTGATAACGATATGAATACCGAAGCTTACGACTGGCTGGCGCGCGTCCAGCAGGCTACCAACAAACACCAAGCGGCCTTAGAGACTCTCGCCACTGCCACACAAATTTCTCCCCGCTCCATCCGGCGGACTCAAACACTAGGGGCGCTTGGCCTGCGCACAGGCAATATCAGGATAGCTGAACAGGCCTACCGCAACGCCGTGCGTCTAGGTCGTTTTTCCATTTATGGCAACCCCAACGACAATGCTCACTTATCTCAAATATTCATGGACAGTGATAACTCCAAGGAAGCCTTACGAACGATTAAGGAGGCACGTAAACAATATATAAACGATCATAAGGCCACCCTGGTGCTGGCCATTGCGGAGGCATTAACCTATGAACAGCTTGACCTGAAAGATGCCGCGATCAAATCCATGACGGAAGCCAACATCGCATATCAGAATGCGAGTAGCAGCCTCGCTCCTGACTTGGCCATGGAATTTGCGAAGCTATGTCATTTCCATTGCAATGATAAACAGGCTACCGAAATCATGTCGGATGTAGTCAATCGGTATGTAGAAGATATCGTGCTCATGAAAAAGGCTCAGGAAACATACAACGCCATGGGTATGATGCAAGCCGGAGAGAAACTTATCAACGAAATAAGAGAAAAAGTGGTTGCGACCAATAATGAGGGGGTACGTCTGGTGCGGGGAGGACGTATTCATGAAGCTATCATCATGCTGGAAAAGGCTGCCCGAGATATGCCGAAGAATCCTACTATTAATATGAACGCAGCCAGGGTACTGCTCCTGGCCATGGAAAAAACTGACCGACCTCTTGACTTGCTGGCCCGTGCTAAGGCGTATTTGGACAGCGTTTCCATTCTCCAGGGAGTAGATGACCAAAAATTTCAATCCTTACGTAATATATTGGTCAAATTCGAAAAAAACAAACGCAATTCCATGATTTCTAAAACGACAGCTCCTCCCAAGACTTCTAAATCAATGGTGATACCGACGGAGGATCCTCAGTCCTTCAATCAGGAAACAACGCTCAATGATTTATCTTTCATAAAGGTCGAACCGAAGTCTCCAGCTCCTCCCAAGACTTCCAAAACGATGGTGATACCGACAGAGGATCGTCAGTCCTTCAATCAGGAAAAAACATTAAATTTCCCCATTCCCGGTTATATCATTGACCGTCTGATCGGCCAGGGCGGCATGGCAACGGTTTATCTAGCCACTCAAGAATCATTGTCCCGCCCGGTCGCGATGAAATTGTTACGCAATACGGATAATTCGCAATTCTCCTCACGATTCCTAAACGAAGGCCGCATGATTGCCGGACTTACGCACACCAATATCATAACTATCTATGACATTGGAATTCATGACAATTATCATTATATTTCCATGGAGTACGTCAAAGGTGGCGATCTAAAGAGCCGGATTAATAGCGGAATAACTTTGGACGCGGCTTTCGACATTTTCGAAAAGATTGGATCCTGCCTTGGTTTTGTACACTCAAAGGGCCTTGTCCACCGCGATATCAAGCCGGCCAATATTTTATTCCGTGCTGATGGCACCCCCCTGCTTTCTGATTTTGGCATCGCCAAGCAGCTCCAGGTCAAAAACGATCTAACGACCACGGGCATGATTATTGGCAGTCCTCATTATCTAAGTCCGGAACAAGCCAAGGGACTAAAAGATGTGGATGGCAGGACCGACCTTTATGGCCTGGGCGTGGTGTTTTATGAAATGCTTACCAGGAAAAAACCATTTGAAAGCGATTCACATATGAGTGTAATTTTTAAGCACTTGACTGAACCAGTTCCGAAACTGCCCGCAGAATATGCTAAATTCCAGCCGTTTTTGGAACGCTTGATGGCCAAGGATTACGCGGATCGATTCGCAACCGCTGAAGAAATGCTGGACGCATTGCGAGTCCTGCGTACCGGGTAA
- a CDS encoding formylglycine-generating enzyme, translating to MVRRGVNGDWEIKLIDFGLAMTRKVVTETAAAGNLDKSLAGESLGGTFLYSAPEQLGLAAGKIGPWSDIYAFGKTLSQAIFSTTQPSRKNYRALGDHAFADLLSDCLEQKTDERPQNFGEVIEALEGMKSAEETRTKIILPNTPKPGEERQFAGISFVWIPAGCFKMGSPDSEEERGDDEGPVHEVCLDGFWMGKYAVTRGQFAVFVKTTGYKTEAETSGGLYFWDEKKWKLDPKKNWLQPGFDQDDRHPVVGVTWNDAMAYCQWLSKQAKASYRLSTEAEWEYACRAGTTTPFYFGKTISADTEANYDGNYPYGNGPEGKYRQSTTPVGSFPANAFGLHDMHGNVWEWVEDWYDEKFYASPDASKKNPICNNSASGIRVLRGGSWTYTAGYARSADRVWRTPGFRLSDGGFRLARLAQD from the coding sequence TTGGTACGTCGTGGTGTGAATGGCGATTGGGAAATCAAGCTCATTGATTTTGGTCTGGCCATGACCCGCAAGGTAGTGACAGAAACCGCCGCCGCTGGGAATCTCGACAAATCCCTGGCAGGTGAGAGCTTGGGCGGAACTTTTCTTTATTCCGCACCGGAGCAATTGGGGTTGGCTGCGGGGAAAATTGGCCCGTGGTCTGATATCTACGCTTTTGGCAAGACCTTGAGCCAAGCGATTTTCTCCACCACGCAACCTTCGCGCAAAAATTATCGTGCCCTTGGGGATCATGCGTTCGCTGATTTGTTGAGCGATTGTTTGGAGCAGAAAACGGATGAACGGCCACAGAATTTTGGGGAGGTGATTGAAGCCTTGGAGGGAATGAAGAGTGCCGAAGAAACGAGGACAAAAATAATCCTTCCTAATACACCAAAACCCGGCGAGGAACGCCAGTTCGCAGGTATTTCTTTTGTCTGGATTCCTGCAGGCTGTTTTAAGATGGGGTCACCGGATTCGGAAGAGGAGAGGGGTGATGATGAAGGCCCCGTTCATGAGGTTTGCCTGGATGGATTTTGGATGGGGAAATATGCGGTTACTCGCGGTCAATTTGCTGTTTTTGTAAAAACTACTGGATATAAAACCGAAGCGGAAACAAGTGGCGGTCTTTATTTTTGGGATGAAAAAAAATGGAAACTAGATCCAAAAAAGAATTGGTTGCAGCCTGGATTTGATCAAGACGATCGTCATCCCGTGGTTGGGGTAACTTGGAATGATGCGATGGCATATTGTCAATGGCTCTCTAAGCAGGCTAAGGCATCTTATCGATTATCTACAGAGGCAGAGTGGGAGTACGCTTGTCGAGCAGGAACCACGACGCCATTTTATTTTGGGAAGACGATTAGTGCGGATACAGAAGCCAATTATGATGGTAATTATCCGTATGGTAATGGTCCTGAAGGGAAATACCGTCAATCGACAACGCCGGTAGGGAGTTTTCCAGCGAATGCCTTTGGTTTGCATGATATGCACGGGAATGTGTGGGAATGGGTCGAGGATTGGTATGACGAGAAATTTTATGCTTCTCCTGATGCAAGCAAAAAGAATCCGATATGCAATAATAGTGCCAGTGGCATTCGGGTTTTGCGCGGTGGCTCGTGGACCTACACTGCGGGGTACGCGCGTTCCGCCGATCGCGTCTGGCGTACGCCGGGCTTTCGGCTCAGCGACGGCGGGTTTCGCCTGGCGCGCCTCGCCCAGGACTAA